A section of the Raphanus sativus cultivar WK10039 unplaced genomic scaffold, ASM80110v3 Scaffold1365, whole genome shotgun sequence genome encodes:
- the LOC130504120 gene encoding F-box protein SKIP19-like → MWRRIVIHNTGEFGDPYYERLCRHTVDRSQGGLVEIEFSYFGSDSLLSYIADSSSKLRSLKVAMGYKITSEGLMHAVSKLPLLEELEVSYCPLSGEAEALKVIGQSCPNLKTLKKNCVGYRRPRDESDDVALAIAETMPGLCYLQLFGDRLTDAGLNAILSACPNLEHLDLRQCFNVNFVGDLEKRCFERIKVVRPPNDSVRDYPFDATVNDDVCSSDDDYSDVDIMSEDEFYLEYPNSKNVSDYVIVSSSF, encoded by the exons ATGTGGCGCAGAATTGTCATACATAACACCGGAGAATTCGGAGACCCGTACTACGAGAGATTGTGCCGGCACACTGTTGATCGTAGCCAGGGAGGCTTGGTTGAGATCGAGTTCTCCTACTTCGGTTCTGATTCCCTCCTCAGTTACATTGCCGACAG TTCAAGTAAACTGAGAAGCCTTAAAGTTGCAATGGGCTATAAAATAACAAGCGAGGGACTTATGCACGCAGTTTCGAAGCTTCCGCTGCTCGAAGAACTCGAGGTTTCATACTGCCCTTTATCAGGAGAGGCTGAGGCTCTGAAAGTTATAGGCCAGTCTTGTCCGAATCTGAAGACCTTGAAGAAAAACTGCGTGGGTTACAGGCGTCCCCGAGATGAGAGCGATGATGTTGCTCTAGCAATCGCTGAAACGATGCCCGGACTTTGCTACCTCCAGCTTTTCGGGGATAGGTTAACAGACGCTGGCTTAAACGCCATCCTCAGCGCTTGTCCTAACCTGGAACATCTTGATCTGCGTCAGTGTTTCAACGTTAACTTCGTTGGCGATCTGGAGAAGCGGTGTTTTGAGAGGATCAAAGTTGTGAGACCCCCTAATGACTCGGTTCGTGATTACCCGTTCGATGCAACGGTTAATGATGACGTGTGTTCATCCGATGATGACTACTCTGATGTTGATATAATGTCGGAAGATGAGTTCTATCTAGAATATCCAAACTCTAAAAATGTGTCAGATTATGTGATAgtttcatcttccttttga
- the LOC130504119 gene encoding uncharacterized protein LOC130504119, which translates to MSYIPPHKRHSKDPDRPSPVPDSLATKFKKNLHFNSSNSDKRDRIIYSGDSITKWFLIGSNGIEDEIPPSAKLVPLSSDSVLCKKGKKPSILMNINDHNESEEEEERTRWLLIAEKVQEDLVLAYERAKTAMDGENQHVLRLVASFGKNFFYGQTPSNKIFSTDVPTSYLQHIKSELVPRHGFCIDLEKERYTVKVSHYTRPNETISCKCTVKEDGRLSMYKVELKLVRHLVLDVSCIDKNLDMRLMLAAKRKITSLTEKEISDIKGLLDSARVDPNVKGGLRWPFGKSSSGNGYSVFESCHVKATVYNNQTLRLRVRETDRFNESIGTGEVKREVMLMLKDMNTKLQEQNIDRGCVLEMLRDVLGTLCDFLRCEAYHLT; encoded by the exons ATGTCTTATATTCCTCCACACAAGCGTCACTCGAAGGATCCGGACAGGCCTTCCCCTGTTCCTGATTCTCTAGCTACAAAATTCAAGAAGAACCTCCACTTCAACAGTAGTAACAGTGATAAACGCGACCGAATCATATACTCAGGAGATTCCATTACCAAATGGTTTCTGATTGGCTCCAACGGAATTGAAGATGAGATTCCTCCATCTGCTAAACTTGTTCCCTTGTCCTCTGACTCTGTCCTAtgcaaaaaaggaaaaaagccttcaatactgatgaaCATCAATGACCATAATG agagtgaagaagaagaagagagaactaGGTGGCTGTTAATAGCAGAGAAAGTCCAGGAGGATCTGGTGTTGGCATATGAGCGAGCTAAGACTGCAATGGATGGAGAGAATCAGCATGTATTGAGATTGGTTGCTAGCTTTGGTAAAAACTTCTTCTATGG GCAAACACCCTCGAATAAGATCTTCTCTACTGATGTCCCAACTTCTTACTTACAACATATCAAGTCTGAGCTTGTACCAAGACATGGATTCTGCATTGACTTGGAAAAGGAAAGATACACTGTGAAG GTATCACACTATACTCGTCCCAATGAAACCATTAGCTGTAAGTGTACTGTTAAGGAAGATGGGCGGCTCAGTATGTACAAG GTCGAACTTAAACTTGTAAGACATTTGGTTCTTGATGTATCTTGCATTGATAAGAATCTTGACATGAGGCTAATGCTAGCTGCCAAAAGGAAAATCACCTCTCTCACT GAGAAAGAGATAAGTGACATCAAAGGGCTGCTTGATTCAGCTAGAGTTGATCCAAATGTGAAAGGTGGTCTAAGGTGGCCGTTTGGTAAATCTTCATCTGGGAATGGATACAGTGTCTTTGAATCTTGTCATGTTAAAGCTACAGTCTACAATAACCAAACTCTAAGGCTTAGGGTCAGAGAGACTGATAGATTCAATGAGAGCATTGGAACGGGGGAAGTCAAGAGGGAGGTGATGCTGATGCTTAAAGACATGAACACTAAGTTACAG GAGCAGAACATTGACAGGGGTTGTGTTTTGGAAATGCTCAGAGATGTTCTTGGAACCTTGTGTGACTTCTTGCGTTGTGAAGCCTATCATCTTACATGA